One window from the genome of Desulfobacterales bacterium encodes:
- the flhF gene encoding flagellar biosynthesis protein FlhF, which yields MQIKRFEAKDMTSALRMVKNELGSNAVILSARSLKKENKLLGLVKSVGVEVTAAVDTNDIASQPKPVANAGALSAYRRYGHNDRSMRKDARPSLASSLKTRHDGKTIDTSYNKTAAGTNDVLSCVFEHLLSQEVKRDLADDITAHLNQQYADHQWETSDELITEIANILQGKSAAAEMPSENQSGPRILVVVGPTGVGKTATIAKLAARYAIEQQQAVALISLDSYRIGAANELKVYTRAMGVPLKTAATPDAFIATVDEVRQSDLILVDTPGLNFANLEEIEALKNCLRSVENLEIHLALSATAKESDLSQTLRGLISLPVTRLIFTKLDESATLGNIINLLSNHPVPLSYLTYGRQVPNAIKTGSLQNLIKKLMGDFTLRKAVSKPQEKNTTADGIAAQIGEHTFVANNNSDVFHCSDCKWTRKIKPKNLITFSTAEAAGLQHFLPCRDCQPEKSKPFGRDMSATRDSVRISNYS from the coding sequence ATGCAGATTAAACGCTTTGAAGCCAAAGATATGACTTCCGCCTTGCGCATGGTTAAGAATGAACTGGGTTCAAATGCCGTCATTTTATCGGCGCGCAGTCTTAAAAAGGAGAATAAGCTGCTGGGTCTGGTGAAATCGGTGGGCGTGGAGGTGACAGCCGCAGTCGACACAAATGATATTGCGTCGCAACCAAAACCTGTTGCCAATGCGGGCGCTTTGAGTGCTTATCGTCGCTACGGGCATAACGACAGAAGCATGCGGAAGGATGCAAGACCATCGCTTGCGAGCAGTCTTAAAACCCGCCATGACGGCAAAACGATAGACACTTCCTACAACAAAACGGCAGCCGGTACCAACGATGTGCTCAGTTGCGTATTTGAGCACTTGTTGTCCCAAGAAGTTAAAAGGGATCTGGCCGACGATATTACGGCACACTTAAACCAGCAATATGCCGACCATCAATGGGAAACCAGCGATGAGCTCATCACAGAGATCGCCAACATATTGCAAGGCAAAAGTGCAGCGGCTGAAATGCCATCTGAAAATCAATCCGGCCCTAGGATTCTGGTAGTTGTGGGGCCCACCGGTGTCGGAAAAACAGCCACCATTGCTAAATTGGCGGCCCGGTATGCAATTGAACAACAGCAAGCCGTTGCCCTTATTTCTCTTGATTCTTATCGCATCGGCGCAGCCAACGAACTGAAGGTATACACGCGGGCAATGGGGGTTCCGCTCAAAACAGCGGCCACACCAGATGCGTTTATCGCTACGGTTGATGAAGTGCGCCAATCTGACCTTATCCTGGTGGACACGCCGGGGTTGAATTTTGCAAACCTGGAGGAAATTGAGGCCCTTAAAAACTGTCTGCGGAGTGTTGAAAATCTTGAAATTCATCTGGCGCTAAGTGCGACGGCCAAAGAAAGTGATTTAAGCCAAACCCTTAGAGGCTTAATTTCGTTGCCCGTGACACGTTTAATTTTTACCAAGCTGGATGAAAGCGCTACGTTGGGCAATATCATCAATTTGCTCAGCAACCATCCAGTGCCGCTATCTTATTTAACTTATGGGCGCCAAGTGCCAAATGCCATCAAAACAGGGTCGCTGCAAAACCTTATCAAAAAGCTGATGGGAGATTTTACCTTGCGTAAAGCCGTTTCAAAACCGCAGGAAAAGAATACCACCGCAGACGGTATTGCGGCCCAAATTGGTGAACACACATTTGTGGCCAACAACAATTCAGATGTGTTTCACTGTTCAGACTGTAAATGGACCCGCAAGATAAAACCCAAAAACCTGATTACTTTTTCAACCGCTGAGGCTGCCGGCCTGCAACATTTCTTGCCCTGCAGAGATTGCCAACCGGAAAAAAGCAAACCGTTTGGGCGTGACATGTCAGCAACGAGGGATTCTGTGCGAATCTCAAACTACTCGTAG
- a CDS encoding MinD/ParA family protein: MTSKNPSDKVIHLSDRLKHLEIKPGGIPRNNDAAGPRVIAVTSGKGGVGKTSIVANLGYAFSRLGKKVLILDADLGLGNLDVLLGIAPKYNVAHVLTGEKSIMDIVVEGPGHLQILPASSGIQEMTQLTRQQKVQILSELDEVIDQVDLLLIDTAAGISSNVLDFNVIAQEIIVVVSPEPTAITDAYALMKVLALKYAEKSCKVIVNLAQTDQQGNEVFRQLNLVTERFLDMSIEYVGSVLFDANVTKGIKQQKLVSDLFPDTHASKCFKDLARKIIAQPPRQVPGGDSHFFWHHLIENNIS, encoded by the coding sequence ATGACGTCGAAAAATCCCTCAGATAAAGTCATTCACCTGTCGGATCGCTTAAAACATCTGGAAATTAAGCCAGGGGGGATACCGCGAAACAATGATGCCGCTGGACCGCGGGTGATTGCCGTCACCAGTGGAAAAGGCGGTGTAGGCAAAACCAGTATTGTGGCCAACCTTGGTTATGCTTTTAGCCGTTTGGGGAAAAAGGTGCTGATTTTAGATGCTGATTTAGGCCTGGGAAATCTTGATGTCTTATTAGGGATTGCCCCGAAATATAATGTGGCCCATGTTCTCACGGGCGAAAAATCTATCATGGATATTGTTGTCGAAGGACCCGGCCATCTTCAAATTTTGCCGGCTTCGTCAGGAATCCAAGAAATGACCCAGCTTACCCGGCAGCAGAAAGTTCAAATTTTGAGTGAACTGGATGAGGTCATTGACCAAGTAGACCTATTGCTGATCGATACCGCAGCCGGTATATCCTCGAATGTGCTGGACTTTAATGTGATCGCTCAGGAAATCATTGTGGTGGTATCCCCTGAGCCAACCGCCATAACCGATGCCTATGCCCTGATGAAAGTATTGGCATTAAAGTATGCCGAGAAAAGCTGCAAGGTCATCGTGAATCTGGCCCAAACAGACCAACAGGGAAATGAAGTATTCCGGCAATTGAATCTGGTGACGGAAAGATTTTTAGATATGAGCATTGAATATGTCGGAAGCGTGCTGTTTGATGCCAATGTTACCAAAGGCATCAAACAGCAAAAGCTGGTCAGCGACCTGTTTCCGGATACGCACGCCAGCAAATGCTTTAAGGATCTGGCTCGTAAAATTATTGCTCAGCCGCCGCGCCAGGTGCCCGGCGGCGATTCTCATTTTTTTTGGCACCATTTGATCGAGAACAATATATCATAA
- a CDS encoding FliA/WhiG family RNA polymerase sigma factor: MALAQRRTQKVVPKDPAYRDQLITEYLPYVKRIVQRLAVHLPSTVDIDDLMNVGVIGLIQAVDRYDPRRDNKFMTYAIFRIKGAVLSELRARDFLSRSNRRKIRELESAYSRLEQKFGREVEDMEVAEELGVDLEQVYRTKQMSSISFISLEELGVSSRDEKEKLLNYLINNEDDALTMTKLKELREAMAEAIKQLPEKERLVISLYYLDELTMKETGKVLGITESRVSQIHSQAILHLRAKLRKQKLLNN; encoded by the coding sequence ATGGCTCTGGCACAGAGACGAACCCAAAAAGTCGTTCCCAAGGACCCCGCTTATCGCGACCAGCTGATTACCGAATATCTGCCTTATGTAAAACGCATCGTTCAAAGGCTGGCGGTCCACCTGCCATCAACTGTCGATATCGATGATCTGATGAATGTCGGTGTCATCGGTCTGATCCAGGCTGTGGATCGCTATGATCCAAGGCGGGACAACAAGTTTATGACCTATGCGATTTTCCGAATCAAAGGTGCGGTGCTCAGCGAGCTGCGGGCACGAGATTTTCTTTCCAGATCCAATCGACGCAAAATACGGGAATTGGAATCCGCTTATTCGCGTCTGGAACAAAAATTCGGCCGCGAAGTGGAAGATATGGAGGTGGCAGAGGAATTGGGAGTTGATTTGGAACAGGTGTACCGTACCAAGCAGATGTCCAGCATCTCCTTTATCAGCCTTGAAGAGTTGGGCGTGTCTTCTAGAGACGAAAAAGAAAAACTGCTGAATTATTTGATCAACAACGAAGATGATGCCCTGACCATGACCAAGTTAAAAGAATTGAGAGAAGCCATGGCTGAGGCGATTAAGCAACTTCCCGAAAAAGAGCGTCTGGTTATTTCGCTGTATTATCTGGATGAATTGACGATGAAAGAAACCGGCAAAGTGCTCGGGATTACCGAATCAAGGGTATCGCAAATACACTCTCAAGCCATTTTACATTTGCGCGCCAAATTGCGAAAACAGAAGCTATTGAACAATTAA
- the flhA gene encoding flagellar biosynthesis protein FlhA — MADQTQITGQMPTITKNSDVMMAVAVVGILVFMVMPLPTFLLDLLLSFSITLALIILLASMYVPRTLDLPAFPSILLLATLFRLSLNVASTRIILLHGQEGISAAGKVIQSFGAFVVGGNYLVGIIVFLILVAINFMVITKGAGRIAEVAARFTLDAMPGKQMSIDADLNAGLITEKEARERREEIAREAEYFGAMDGANKFVRGDAMAGIVITLINIIGGLAIGIFQNGMSFVDAAQNYTLLTIGDGLVSQVPALIISTAAGIIVTRAGATASLGEDVASQILIQPKAIAITAGVLFGFGLVPGLPTVPFMVLAVLTGMLAYTIYQFVREDERIEEEQRIQEEKSLPTDQFAALPPLDTLAIEVGYGLIPLVDIDQDGQLLDRIKSLRGQIARELGIIVAPVHIQDNMQLKAGEYSILLKGNEVARGELMNNYYLAMNPNAVEEKIDGIPTKEPTYGLPALWIKEEVKEHALTKGFTVVDLATVLTTHLSEIVKQHCHEMLGRQDVQQLLDTLKETHPKVVEELVPNLLPLGGVVRVLQNLLREQVPIRDLLAICETLADWAPATKDLDILTEHVRHALARTTTKMYLTPEGKIAAITLGHNLESTLSGALQQTEHGTFLSLDPNIAQQIMNKLAESFEKLSLLNYSPIVMCSAQIRYHFKRLVERFMPRVAVLSYDEILSQIEIQSLDVLELNNAD; from the coding sequence ATGGCAGATCAAACGCAAATAACAGGCCAGATGCCTACGATTACCAAAAACAGCGATGTTATGATGGCTGTAGCTGTGGTTGGCATCCTGGTATTTATGGTCATGCCCTTGCCAACCTTTTTGTTGGATCTGCTATTGTCCTTTAGCATCACGCTTGCGTTGATCATCTTGCTGGCCAGCATGTATGTGCCGCGAACGTTGGATTTGCCTGCGTTCCCATCGATCTTGCTGCTGGCAACCCTGTTCCGATTGTCACTCAACGTCGCTTCTACTCGGATTATATTGCTACATGGCCAAGAAGGAATTTCTGCCGCCGGTAAGGTCATACAGTCCTTTGGTGCCTTTGTGGTCGGCGGAAACTATCTGGTGGGCATTATCGTTTTTTTAATCCTGGTGGCCATCAATTTTATGGTGATTACCAAAGGGGCTGGCCGAATTGCTGAGGTGGCGGCGCGATTCACCCTGGATGCGATGCCCGGTAAACAGATGAGCATTGATGCCGATTTGAATGCGGGCTTGATCACTGAAAAAGAGGCACGTGAAAGACGTGAAGAAATTGCCCGAGAAGCTGAATACTTCGGCGCCATGGATGGTGCCAACAAATTCGTGCGTGGTGACGCAATGGCAGGAATTGTCATCACCCTGATTAACATAATCGGCGGGCTGGCCATCGGGATTTTCCAAAATGGCATGAGTTTTGTTGACGCTGCTCAAAATTACACTTTGTTGACCATCGGCGATGGTCTGGTCAGCCAGGTGCCGGCGCTGATTATTTCTACCGCCGCGGGCATCATTGTTACCCGAGCTGGCGCGACCGCGAGTCTGGGAGAAGATGTTGCCTCTCAAATCCTGATCCAACCTAAGGCCATTGCCATAACCGCTGGGGTGCTTTTTGGTTTTGGCCTGGTGCCCGGTTTGCCCACCGTGCCGTTTATGGTGCTAGCGGTTCTGACCGGGATGCTGGCATATACCATTTATCAGTTTGTCAGGGAAGATGAACGGATTGAAGAGGAGCAAAGAATTCAAGAAGAAAAATCCTTGCCGACAGATCAGTTTGCGGCCTTGCCCCCATTGGATACGCTGGCCATCGAAGTGGGCTACGGTTTGATTCCTCTGGTGGATATCGATCAGGACGGCCAGTTGCTGGATCGTATTAAATCATTGCGTGGCCAGATCGCGCGCGAGCTTGGAATTATTGTTGCGCCGGTGCACATCCAGGATAATATGCAACTCAAAGCCGGTGAGTACTCCATTTTGCTTAAGGGCAATGAGGTGGCCAGAGGAGAGTTGATGAACAACTACTATCTGGCAATGAATCCCAATGCGGTCGAAGAGAAAATCGACGGGATCCCCACCAAGGAGCCCACTTATGGACTGCCGGCCCTGTGGATCAAAGAAGAGGTCAAAGAGCATGCATTGACCAAGGGATTCACGGTTGTGGATTTGGCGACCGTGCTGACCACCCATTTGTCTGAAATTGTCAAACAGCACTGCCATGAAATGCTCGGTCGACAGGATGTGCAGCAATTATTGGATACCTTAAAAGAAACCCACCCCAAAGTGGTCGAAGAGCTGGTTCCCAATTTATTACCGCTGGGCGGTGTTGTGCGGGTGCTGCAAAACCTCCTGCGCGAACAGGTCCCCATTCGCGATTTGCTGGCAATATGCGAGACCCTTGCCGATTGGGCACCCGCGACCAAGGATCTGGATATATTAACCGAACACGTGCGTCATGCCTTGGCGCGCACAACAACCAAAATGTACCTGACGCCAGAAGGCAAAATTGCAGCCATTACTTTGGGGCACAATTTGGAATCGACCCTTTCAGGCGCATTGCAGCAAACCGAGCATGGAACCTTTTTATCGCTGGATCCCAACATCGCGCAGCAAATAATGAACAAACTGGCTGAAAGTTTTGAAAAACTGTCGTTGTTAAACTATTCACCAATCGTGATGTGCTCGGCTCAAATCCGATACCATTTTAAACGGCTGGTGGAGCGATTTATGCCCCGGGTGGCGGTGTTGTCCTATGATGAAATTTTGAGTCAGATTGAAATACAATCTTTAGATGTGCTGGAGTTAAACAATGCAGATTAA
- the flgF gene encoding flagellar basal-body rod protein FlgF, producing the protein MNGSIYMSATGALAYEKRLQLLSNNLANVNSVGFKKDRGRFRAFDMDALTTANTRPVNWQQSQAPEYWMQYSTYTDFSSGKIKKTGNPFDLALSGAGFFCVQTPDGIQYTRRGDFTVNEDEVLVTQDGWPVLGQGGEIKIKIAKPAGDIREFSVSEDGYVTVDGSQVDRLRIIDFSQSHALEKAGHNYYRALKPNALQDLDEGLKVSQGFLEMSNVDTVRMMTEMIEVLRGYESYQKMMRSIDDMNARLINDVGRAA; encoded by the coding sequence ATGAATGGATCTATTTACATGTCTGCAACTGGTGCGCTGGCATATGAGAAGCGTTTGCAGTTGCTTTCAAACAATCTGGCCAATGTCAACTCCGTTGGTTTTAAAAAAGACCGAGGCCGCTTCCGGGCTTTTGATATGGACGCATTGACCACTGCGAATACACGACCGGTTAACTGGCAACAGTCCCAGGCGCCGGAATACTGGATGCAATATAGCACATATACCGACTTTTCGTCCGGTAAGATCAAAAAAACGGGAAATCCATTTGATCTGGCGCTTTCGGGGGCCGGTTTTTTCTGTGTACAGACGCCAGACGGTATTCAGTATACGCGCCGAGGTGATTTCACGGTCAATGAAGATGAGGTGCTCGTCACCCAGGATGGGTGGCCGGTTTTAGGCCAAGGCGGCGAAATTAAAATCAAGATTGCCAAACCCGCTGGCGATATTCGCGAATTTTCAGTATCTGAGGATGGCTATGTCACTGTTGATGGATCACAGGTGGACCGTTTGCGGATTATCGATTTTAGCCAATCCCATGCGCTTGAAAAGGCCGGCCATAACTATTATCGCGCGTTGAAACCGAATGCGCTGCAGGATCTTGATGAAGGCCTTAAGGTCAGTCAGGGATTTTTGGAAATGTCAAATGTCGATACGGTCCGGATGATGACCGAGATGATTGAGGTTCTGCGTGGCTATGAATCTTATCAGAAGATGATGCGTTCCATTGATGACATGAACGCACGGCTGATAAATGATGTCGGCCGGGCAGCGTAA